ACCACGCGGGGCACCGTCAGGCGATTCCAGGCGATCCGTGGGCGCGGCTGATATTCCGCCTTCACCGGAGGACCGCCGAGCGCCTTCACGTGATCCAACTCCCGGCCGGCGATGTCGCGGTGACACGGGCCGCAGAGGGTCGTGAGATTCGACTCGTCGCGCGCCAGATCGACATCGGCCCAAACCGGAACGACGTGGTGGCAGTGCAGTTCCGGATGGTGCTGGCCACAGAGCTGGCACGTCCATCCGTGACGCCGGTGCACGGATGCGGCGCGCTGAGTGGTCCACCGGCCTATCGACTGCCGGCCATCCGCTGTGCCGCCCCGCCAGAAGTTGCCGCCGCCGCGACCGGGCTGCTGCAGCGCGTGCCGCGCAATCCACTTCCGGATTGTGTGATAGGAGCACGAGCACTGCTCCGCGAGACTGGCGATTGAGCGTTCGCGCTCGACGTACTCACGACGTAGCCACTCCGGGTCCCGGTACAACGCCGGCACCAACGTCTGCGTGCCGTTGACGTGAACCAGGTGCTCCCCGTCCGTCCACACCGCCTTGCCGCCATGCTCGTGCAGGCCGGTGGCTTCGCGAAGGGTCTTCCAGCCATCGGCGAACATGAAGCGATGGTCGGCCGTAGCCTCGATCGCTTTGCCGTCCTCGAGGAGCATGCGGAACACCGGCTTAGAGCCGTTTCGGAAGACGTCCGCAACCCTGGTGTGACCGAGCTTGCCGCTGGACTCGTTCAGATTCCGGGCCCGCATACCCCGCACCCGGCTACGCTTGAAGTACGGATCCCGCTGTTTGTCGGGCCGCGTTCGGTTCCTCGTCGGCTGGAACTTCGCCCACAGCTCCTCGAGCGTCAGCTTGTAGAGCTGATGGCCCCGCCTACCGATGCCACCCGGAAGATCGAACCAGACCTCGGTGTCTCCGGCGAGGCAGGCGGTCCGGTGCCGCACCCATTGGCGCGCCACGAACATCGGCATGGAGCAGTGGAACTTGAACTCCACCATCTCGCTGGGCGTGGTATGCAGGTGCCGCCGCAGGTAGCGGACCAGCCCCCGCGTCTGGCTGCGCGCGCGGGTGCCGTACCCGTAGCTGACCCGCGCGGCCTGCTCGACGCTGTCGTCCCCGCCCATGTAGTCGACGAGGGACACGAATCCGTGGTCCAGGACCGGGAAGTAGCCGCCCAGGATCTCCTCGGCGGCGGGGTTGGTCGGGCGGCGCGTGTCCATGAGGCGTCGAATAGACGCGCGCCGCCGGTACGTGGCAAGGAGCGAGCGCCGGCTCGCTCTAGTGTACCGTTGCAGAAGTCCCGTAGGCATTCGGCCCGCGCTGCGCCTCAGTGCACACGGGACTTCCGCGCCGGCACACTAGCTTCCCTTCTCCGTAAGCTTCAGGCGAATCCAGCTACCCGCGGACAGGATGATCAGTTCGCCTGTTTCCGCGTCGTAGGATGTGTTCGCGGGCGCGCCGCGTACCTCCACTCCCACATCGCCGATCACGCCCGTGTAGCGCAGCGGGGAGTCGGAGGTGGCCGTCGCGATCCCGGACGCGCTCCCGAGCGCGCTGTAGTAGGCCTCGGCCGCCTGGGCATAGCTGGCGCGCGCGGCCAGTTGGGCAGCGCTTTCCTGTGCCCGAACGTAGGCGTCCGCGGCGCGCGAGTACGCACGATGCGCCGCGCGCAGTGCTTCCGGACTCGGCCGAGGCGTTGGGGCGAGGCGGGCGGCGGAGTAGCTCTCGAGGGGAGCCGGGGGCGAGTCGGTGGGGGTGACCGATACGGTGCGACTCCGGCCGTCGCGTTCGAACGTTATGTCGATCGCCTTCCCGGGCTCGATGTTCGAAAAGCGCTCCCACCCCTCCGGGGCGGTGATCCTCGCACCGTCCACGGCGAGGATCCGGTCCTCCACGCGCAGTCCCGCCAACCAGGCCGGGCCGTCCCTTGAAACCATGCTGAGGACAGGCGGCTCGGAGAACTCCCAGGTCAGGCGGGGAGGTGCATCGTCGCCATCGCCGGGCGGCTCCACCATGCGCATCGCGCACCCGCCGCAGCGAAAGCTGACGCCCAGAAAGCCACGATCCTGTCCGAGCGCCGGCGGCACCGGGGCGATCGCCGCGACGCCCACGTTGGGCAGCCTTGGCACGGGCGGAAGGGGCGGAGCGCTGGGCGCCCGTCCGGACCTCGCCCGGGGCGGCGCCGGCGGAGCGGGAGGCGTCCGCAGGCACTCCTCGTCAGCGCGGATTCGTATGTCGCGCTCTTCGCCGTCCCGACGCACTCGAAGCTCGACCCATTCGCCGGCCTTCACCGACTCGAGGCGGCGCCACGCAGCCGACGTCGTGATCAGGCTGCCGTCGATCGACACCAGCACGTCGCCCCTGGCCAGTCGCCCGGCGGCCGGCCCCTGAAGGCGCACCCTGCCGACCGCGGGCTCGGTCCGGAACTCATACCAGACCCGTCCGTCGGCGTCGGTGCGGATGTTTCCCGAGCGAATGTGCCACGAAGCGATACCGAGTGACGGCACCTGGACGCAATCGCCTGCCCTGCCACGCGGCGCATCCTGGCCCGCGAGGTCGCTTCCGAGCGCGATCGAGAATGTCATGACGGTCAACGCCGCCGTCCGAATCGAGTTCATATCTGCTCCTCGCCGGCCCCGCGCCGGCCATCGGCGTTCATATGATCAAAACCAAACCGTCTGCGTCGCGGGGTCGCCCCCCCCGCTAGGGCCCACCGGACTCGCCGTTAGTAGCGACAGGACCTGGTGCGCCCTCTCGTTTTCCGGCGCGAGTCGGGTCAGCTCCACGGCGGCAGCCGTCAACGCCGCGAGTCCCGCGGCCTCGCCCTGGTCCAGCACCGGATCACCGACGCCCGTCTGCGTCCGGTCGGCGAGCGCGGCCAGCGCCTGCACGTAGGCCGAGCCCGCCCGCTGGACCAACTCCGCGGTCGCCTCCGAGTCCGCCTCGCGAAAGGCGATGATCGCGTCGGCGGTGGAGCGCGACCCGGTGAACTGGCCGGCCGCGAACCCGGCGACGAAGAGCGCGATGGAGGCGGCCGCCGCCAGCGGCACCAGGCCGCGCGATCGCCACCGCCAACCCGTCGCTTCGAGCGGCGCGACGGCGGCTCCGCGGCCGGTCCGGCCGGGCGCTACCTCGCCCAGCAGCCCCTCCGTGTACAGCGCCTCGACCACGCGCTCCTCCAGCTCGGGCGGCGGGGTCGCCGCCGGCAGGACCTGCTCCGGTCCCGACTCAGTGTCTCGCGACATCTTCTCTCTCCTCGGCCCCTACCGAGAGCAGCCGCCGCATCGCGCGGCGCGCTTGGTGGAGCTGACTCTTGGAGGTGCCCGGCGAAATGCCGAGCCTCTCCCCGATTTCCGCGTGGGTGTAGCCCTCCACGTCGTGCAGAAGGAGCACCGTCCGATAGCCCGCAGGCAGCTCTGCCAGCGCGCGCTCCAGATCGACCCGGGCGTGGGTCACCGGCCCGTCCGAGGCGGTAGCCCGCGCTCCTTCCGCCAGCGCGGCCTCGAATCCGCCGCCAACTGCTTCACGCTCCTGACGGCGCGCCCCGGAGCGCCGACGTTCGCGGGCGCAGTTGAGCACTATCGCGGTCAGCCAGGAGCCGAACGCCGCGCGCCATTCGAAGCGGTCCAGCGACCGCACGGCGCGCAGCCACGCGTCTTGCATCACGTCGTCCGCCACGTCGGTGGCGCCGTCGGCCGCCCGCAGCGCCATGGCGTACGCCCGCGGCGTGTGGCGCCGGTAGAGTGCGCGGAACGCGACCTCGTCCCCGTGTGTCAGGACTCGGTCCGCCAGCTCGCGATCGCTGAGGTCCATCGACGTGTGCCTCATTCGATCACTAGGTGATCCGAGGCGGGTGAATGGTTGTGCGGGGTGTTCAGCACGGCGGCCAACCCGCGTGTCACAACTCCAGTTCAGTCCCTTCGCGGGCGATCTCGAAGCCCGCCTGCCGAACGGCCGCGGCCTCGGGACTCGCGGAGTCGAGCGCGGGGTTCGAGTTGTTGAGGTGCGTGAAGATCACGCGAGTATGCCGTGCGGGGACCCTCAGCCTCTCGATGGAATCCGTGATCAGGGGGTGAGGAATGTCTTCGATGCTGCGACCCGGGACCTCGTCGGCCGAGTAGAACGTGCCGTCCAGCATGGCGGTGTCCACCTCCGCCACCACCTGAGCGATGTCCCGGTCCCAGCGGCTCCAGCGATCGATGTCGGGCAGGTAGAGCAGCGAGCCCCGGGGGCCCTCGAAGATCCACGCCACGGTGTCGCTGAATTCTTCCCGATGGGGAACCAGGATGCACCGGGCGGACAGCGAGTCGTCGACGCGGCGCACGCGTCCGGGCTCGAGCGGCTGCAGATCCAACCGACCTTCGTCGACGAGCAGGCTCCAGGGGGCGTTGGCCGCCAGGAAGTCGGCCATGCGCTGGGTGCAGTGTACCGGCGTCCGGGCGGTTGCGAGCGCCTCGCGTCCGAGGTGGGCCAGGCCCAGGTAGTGTCCCATGTGCGCGTGGGTCAGGAAGACGCCGTCGAAGGGCCGGCGCTCGC
This Gemmatimonadota bacterium DNA region includes the following protein-coding sequences:
- a CDS encoding MBL fold metallo-hydrolase is translated as MTNRRPTIDRRDFLSIASASVGALSLGASPAAASAGRPVRAARIVGGAYALVLGSAQDGGMPQAGCYSAACEKARDADRPRLVASLGVVTRPGGAGVSPNFYLVDASPDLPRQMDLLADREPAFRARGGERRPFDGVFLTHAHMGHYLGLAHLGREALATARTPVHCTQRMADFLAANAPWSLLVDEGRLDLQPLEPGRVRRVDDSLSARCILVPHREEFSDTVAWIFEGPRGSLLYLPDIDRWSRWDRDIAQVVAEVDTAMLDGTFYSADEVPGRSIEDIPHPLITDSIERLRVPARHTRVIFTHLNNSNPALDSASPEAAAVRQAGFEIAREGTELEL
- a CDS encoding sigma-70 family RNA polymerase sigma factor; translation: MRHTSMDLSDRELADRVLTHGDEVAFRALYRRHTPRAYAMALRAADGATDVADDVMQDAWLRAVRSLDRFEWRAAFGSWLTAIVLNCARERRRSGARRQEREAVGGGFEAALAEGARATASDGPVTHARVDLERALAELPAGYRTVLLLHDVEGYTHAEIGERLGISPGTSKSQLHQARRAMRRLLSVGAEEREDVARH
- a CDS encoding PDZ domain-containing protein codes for the protein MNSIRTAALTVMTFSIALGSDLAGQDAPRGRAGDCVQVPSLGIASWHIRSGNIRTDADGRVWYEFRTEPAVGRVRLQGPAAGRLARGDVLVSIDGSLITTSAAWRRLESVKAGEWVELRVRRDGEERDIRIRADEECLRTPPAPPAPPRARSGRAPSAPPLPPVPRLPNVGVAAIAPVPPALGQDRGFLGVSFRCGGCAMRMVEPPGDGDDAPPRLTWEFSEPPVLSMVSRDGPAWLAGLRVEDRILAVDGARITAPEGWERFSNIEPGKAIDITFERDGRSRTVSVTPTDSPPAPLESYSAARLAPTPRPSPEALRAAHRAYSRAADAYVRAQESAAQLAARASYAQAAEAYYSALGSASGIATATSDSPLRYTGVIGDVGVEVRGAPANTSYDAETGELIILSAGSWIRLKLTEKGS